The DNA window GCCGCCCCGGCCACCATCGGCCTCTTGTTCAGCCTGGGTTCGGTGGGCGGGCTGCTGGCCGGTGTGCTCGCCGGGCGGGTGGCCGCGCTGCTCGGCGGCGCCCGGACCATCTGGGTGTCGATGGCCGCGCCCGGCCCGCTCTACCTGCTGATGCCGCTGGCCCGGCCCGGCTGGGGCGCCCTGCTCTACGCGATCGGCACGGCGGCGTTCGCGGCCAACGCGGTGCTGTTCAACGTGGCGGCCATGTCCTACCGGCAGCGGGTCACCCCGGCCGGGCTGCTCGGCCGGGTCAACGCCGCGTTCCTGTGGATCTGCTACGGCGTGATCCCGCTGGGCGCCCTGCTCGGCGGCGCCCTCGGCACCCGGCTCGGGCTGCGCCCGGCGCTGCTGGTCTGCGTGCTCGGCATGTGGAGCGCGGCGCTGTTCGTGGTTTTCTCGCCGCTGCGGCGGATGCGGGACTTCGCGGCGTCCTGAAAAGAGGCAGGATTTTTCCCGGACCGCTGTCGAATCCGGCCGCGCCCGTCCGTCGGTGAGACGGAAGAGGGAAACGACAACCCCCAAGGAGAGACCGATGGCCCAGTACGCAGTCCTCGTCTACTCGCCCGCGCCGGCCGACCCGATGGACCTGACCCCCGACTACGTGGCCCTGCTGGAGCGCTACGGCGACCAGGTCGCCGAGCTGGGCGGGCAGATCCTCACCGGGTTCGCGCTCCAGCCGAGCACCACGGCCACGGCGATCCGCGGCGACGTGGTGACCGACGGCCCGTTCATCGAGGCCAAGGAGGTCGTCGCCGGGTTCTTCATCCTGGAGGCGCCCGACCTGGACGTGGCCCTGAAGATCGCCAAGCTGAACCCGGCCACCATCGACGGCGGCGTCGAGGTCCGGCCGCTCTTCCAGCCGCCGGCCGAGTGAGCGACGCCGCCACGGTCGCCGCCGAACGGGCGGTGGCGGACGCGCACCGTCGCGAGTGGGCCTTCGTGCTCGCCGCGACGGCGCGCGTCGCCGGCGACCTCGACGTGGCCGAGGAGTGCGTGCAGGACGCGTACGTGGCCGCCCTGGCCGCGTGGGCGCGCGACGGCGTACCCGACAAGCCGGGCGCCTGGCTGACCGCCACGGCGAAGCGCAAGGCGCTCGACGTGCTGCGCCGGGAGAAGGTGTTCCGGTCGAAGATGCCCCTGCTCGTCGAGCCGGCGGAGGCCGAGATGGTGGAGGAGCCCGGCGGGGACCCGGTCCCCGACGACCGGCTGCGGCTGGTCTTCACCTGCTGCCACCCGGCGCTGGCCCGGGAGGCCCAGGTGGCGCTGACCCTGCGCCTGGTCTGCGGGGTGGCCACCGGCGACATCGCCCGCGCGTTCCTGGTCACCGAGACGACCATGGCGGCCCGGGTGACCCGGGCCAAGAAGAAGATCGCCGCCGCTCGGATCCCCTACCGGGTTCCGGAGGCCGCCGAGCTGCCCGAACGGCTCGACGCGGTGCTCACCGTGATCCATCTGCTCTTCACCGCCGGGCACACCGCGCCGACCGGCGCCGACCTGGTCCGCGCCGACCTGGTCGACCGCGCCGTGCACCTGACCCGGATGCTGCTCGCCCTGATGCCCGACGAGCCGGAGGTCCGGGGCCTGCTCGCCCTGCTGCTGCTCACCGACGCCCGCCGGGCCACCCGTACCGACGCCGCCGGGCGGCTGCTGGTGCTGGAGGAACAGGACCGGTCCCGCTGGGACCGGGCCGCCATGGCGGAGGGCAACCAGCTGGTCCTGGGCGCGTTCCGCACCGGCCGGGTCGGCCGGTACGCCCTCCAGGCCGCCATCGCCTCGCTGCACGCGGTCGCCCCCAGCTACGCCGCCACCGACTGGCCGCAGGTCGTCCGCCTCTACGACGAGCTGCTCAAGCGCTGGCCGTCCCCGGTGGTGGCGCTGAACCGGGCGGTCGCCGTGTCCATGGTCGACGGGCCCGCCGCGGCCCTCGCGGAGGTCGACGCACTGGCGGCCGATCCGCACCTGGCCGGCTACCACTACCTCCCGGCCATCCGCGCCGACCTGCTCCGCCGCCTCGACCGGCCTGCCGAGGCCGCCGACGCCTACCGCGAGGCGCTGAAGCTGGTCGACAACGACGCCGAACGCGCCTTCCTCACCACCCGCCTCACCGAGGTTGGCGCGACGCATCGATCATGAAGTTGTTGCCCCCCGCTCCGGCGTGTCGGGACAACACCTTCGTGATCACCGCCGGTGGGCCCGGCGTACCGTGCGGCGGGCGTCGCGCCAGGCGATCAGGGCGGTGCGGAGGCGGGGTGAGGCAACCCGCTCGCCCCGACGCCGGGCCGCGAGCTGACCGATCAGCCAGGCCGGGGCGTCGGCCGCCTCGACCGCCGCGGTCTTGGTGAGCAGGTCGCCGTGGCGCAGCGCGTGCCGGCCGCGGGCCATCGAGCTGAGGCCGAGGTCGGCGAGGGCGGGATCCAGCCACAACCACGGACGCCGGGCCGCCCAGGCCCAGTAGCCGGTGAGTTCGGCGCGGGCGGCGGCCCGCACGTCGTCGTCGCTCACCGGCGGGAACACCTCGCCGGGCGGGCGGCCGAGGACGGCGTACCCGTGGCGGACGAGCTCCGCCCGGGTGATGCCGGACAGGATGCGCTGGACGAGCTGCCCGTGCGTCCACGTCGGATGCTTCCGGTGGACGTCCGCGATGGTGGCGCTGTCGACGTAGACGCAGCCCAGGTGCAGCCCGGCGGCGCTGTCCGCGTCGAGGCGGCGGTGCACGGCGACGAGCGCGGCCTCCCGCGCGTCGTCGACC is part of the Micromonospora halotolerans genome and encodes:
- a CDS encoding YciI family protein, whose product is MAQYAVLVYSPAPADPMDLTPDYVALLERYGDQVAELGGQILTGFALQPSTTATAIRGDVVTDGPFIEAKEVVAGFFILEAPDLDVALKIAKLNPATIDGGVEVRPLFQPPAE
- a CDS encoding nucleotidyltransferase domain-containing protein; translated protein: MVTPPAVEEFAADVAALGWVSDLLVAGSLATGDHRPGVSDLDLVALTDGPVDDAREAALVAVHRRLDADSAAGLHLGCVYVDSATIADVHRKHPTWTHGQLVQRILSGITRAELVRHGYAVLGRPPGEVFPPVSDDDVRAAARAELTGYWAWAARRPWLWLDPALADLGLSSMARGRHALRHGDLLTKTAAVEAADAPAWLIGQLAARRRGERVASPRLRTALIAWRDARRTVRRAHRR
- a CDS encoding RNA polymerase sigma factor produces the protein MLAATARVAGDLDVAEECVQDAYVAALAAWARDGVPDKPGAWLTATAKRKALDVLRREKVFRSKMPLLVEPAEAEMVEEPGGDPVPDDRLRLVFTCCHPALAREAQVALTLRLVCGVATGDIARAFLVTETTMAARVTRAKKKIAAARIPYRVPEAAELPERLDAVLTVIHLLFTAGHTAPTGADLVRADLVDRAVHLTRMLLALMPDEPEVRGLLALLLLTDARRATRTDAAGRLLVLEEQDRSRWDRAAMAEGNQLVLGAFRTGRVGRYALQAAIASLHAVAPSYAATDWPQVVRLYDELLKRWPSPVVALNRAVAVSMVDGPAAALAEVDALAADPHLAGYHYLPAIRADLLRRLDRPAEAADAYREALKLVDNDAERAFLTTRLTEVGATHRS